A single window of Magnetococcus marinus MC-1 DNA harbors:
- the rfbD gene encoding dTDP-4-dehydrorhamnose reductase, producing the protein MHMQTVWITGAQGQMARALYQQTPPGCAVRCFGRQQWDLSQPAKLELPRQNLPQLLIHTAAMTDVDGAEKDPHLAFALNGTATERLAQWCADYGIAMLALSTDYLFDGQATRPYRPDDRVNPLSVYGRSKQVGEQAIQEILGDQAAIIRTAWLYDGGSGRNFLTTMLRLMGQGTTPLRIVEDQWGAPTACDALARVVWALAQQLLDQAHGGGLYHWSCQGQSSWFEFAQTIQQIALEMGLLQHPVELQPISAVQYGAPAPRPAYSVLDSTLLVQRLGTVAQPPPWQQALRAVMQAMPPLK; encoded by the coding sequence ATGCATATGCAAACGGTTTGGATTACGGGCGCCCAGGGCCAAATGGCGCGGGCACTCTACCAGCAGACTCCCCCCGGCTGCGCGGTGCGCTGTTTCGGTCGCCAGCAGTGGGATCTCTCTCAACCGGCTAAGCTGGAGCTGCCGCGCCAAAACCTGCCCCAACTCTTAATCCACACCGCCGCCATGACCGATGTGGATGGGGCAGAAAAAGATCCACACTTGGCGTTTGCCCTTAACGGTACGGCGACGGAGCGTCTCGCCCAATGGTGTGCGGATTATGGCATTGCCATGCTGGCCCTCTCCACCGACTATCTGTTTGATGGACAAGCTACGCGCCCCTACCGCCCCGATGACCGGGTAAATCCCTTATCGGTCTATGGGCGAAGTAAACAAGTCGGCGAGCAAGCCATTCAAGAGATTTTAGGCGACCAAGCCGCCATTATTCGCACCGCTTGGCTCTATGATGGGGGCAGTGGCCGCAATTTTTTAACCACCATGCTGCGCTTGATGGGGCAGGGAACCACACCCTTGCGTATCGTAGAGGATCAGTGGGGGGCACCAACCGCATGTGATGCGCTGGCCCGGGTGGTGTGGGCCTTGGCGCAGCAACTGCTTGACCAAGCTCATGGTGGTGGGCTCTATCATTGGAGTTGCCAAGGGCAAAGCAGTTGGTTTGAATTTGCTCAGACCATTCAGCAAATAGCCCTGGAAATGGGTTTATTGCAACACCCGGTAGAGTTGCAACCCATCAGCGCGGTCCAATATGGGGCCCCAGCCCCGCGTCCGGCCTATTCGGTGTTGGATAGCACGCTGCTGGTGCAACGCCTAGGCACTGTGGCGCAACCGCCACCCTGGCAGCAGGCTTTGCGGGCGGTGATGCAGGCGATGCCACCGCTTAAATGA
- a CDS encoding FKBP-type peptidyl-prolyl cis-trans isomerase gives MMRLIKPSALAFCLVVAMTPGFGMAGKLESSKDRLSYALGADLADSMTENGFDVDPDILIMGLRDKLAGQALQMSPEEMQKAMKEEILRRRALVTEKKDSLKKDNLKEAEAFLKENGRKPGVRTTMSGLQYKELKAGTGAKPANRTAKVKVHYEGRLLDGTIFDSSYKRNEPVEFTLSQVVMGWTEGLQLMKTGSIYELYLPPHLAYGEAGRPPVIAPNKLLIFKVELLEVK, from the coding sequence ATGATGCGTTTGATTAAACCCTCTGCACTGGCCTTCTGTCTGGTGGTTGCTATGACGCCCGGATTTGGCATGGCAGGCAAGCTGGAGAGCAGCAAGGATAGACTCTCCTATGCTCTGGGGGCCGATTTGGCCGATAGCATGACCGAGAACGGTTTTGATGTAGATCCAGATATTTTAATCATGGGGCTGCGGGATAAATTGGCAGGTCAGGCGCTGCAAATGAGCCCTGAGGAGATGCAAAAGGCCATGAAAGAGGAAATTTTGCGCCGCCGTGCCCTGGTGACGGAAAAAAAAGATAGCCTCAAAAAAGATAATCTAAAAGAGGCCGAAGCGTTTTTGAAAGAGAATGGCCGCAAGCCAGGTGTGCGGACCACCATGTCGGGGTTACAATACAAAGAGCTCAAGGCAGGTACCGGTGCTAAGCCGGCCAATCGCACCGCTAAAGTTAAGGTGCACTACGAGGGCCGTTTGTTGGATGGTACCATTTTTGACAGCTCTTATAAGCGTAACGAGCCTGTTGAGTTTACGCTGTCCCAAGTGGTTATGGGCTGGACCGAGGGGCTGCAATTGATGAAGACGGGCAGTATCTATGAACTCTATCTACCTCCCCACTTGGCCTATGGCGAAGCAGGGCGTCCCCCTGTGATCGCCCCGAACAAGCTGCTCATCTTCAAGGTGGAGCTGCTTGAGGTTAAATAA
- a CDS encoding ankyrin repeat domain-containing protein, whose protein sequence is MKRFTGLILIAPGLLLTGMISLPGASLHEQQTKAVTQPVHYDAPNAELRMRQVKYPFVMSDVHDENRDLKGYTDLMWAAENGHATLVAELLAAGADPKATNWWGQSALELARAKGHENVMALLKQE, encoded by the coding sequence ATGAAACGCTTTACCGGTCTAATCCTGATTGCCCCTGGTCTGTTACTTACCGGGATGATCTCCCTACCGGGAGCTTCGCTGCATGAGCAACAGACCAAGGCAGTCACCCAACCGGTGCACTATGACGCACCCAATGCAGAGCTGCGCATGCGTCAGGTTAAGTACCCGTTTGTGATGTCCGATGTGCATGACGAAAATCGGGACCTCAAAGGGTATACCGATCTGATGTGGGCAGCGGAAAACGGCCACGCCACCTTGGTGGCAGAGCTACTGGCTGCGGGAGCTGATCCCAAAGCGACCAACTGGTGGGGGCAATCAGCACTTGAGCTGGCCCGTGCCAAAGGCCATGAAAATGTCATGGCCTTATTAAAACAGGAGTGA
- a CDS encoding ParA family protein has protein sequence MLKICFFHQKGGTGKSTLAMACALYAAQQQQRVMLVDVDNQGTATQWWQLHAPTLQHLPLQVRGQLQESLPDLLPRLADHFDLCFIDAPPSLTQNTLQMLQGCDALIIPTRPSPPDLWALERLALLLHTEPYAKLSHLLVFNQHQGEDLAPLRQLPAVASLTQADEAIPYHPAFAALYLGKPLPSALNRMMGTLLAAFL, from the coding sequence ATGTTAAAAATTTGTTTTTTCCATCAAAAGGGTGGCACAGGCAAGTCAACCCTCGCCATGGCCTGTGCCCTCTATGCTGCCCAGCAACAGCAGCGGGTTATGTTGGTGGATGTGGATAACCAAGGCACCGCCACACAGTGGTGGCAGCTCCATGCCCCCACGCTTCAACACCTGCCTTTGCAAGTAAGAGGGCAGTTGCAAGAGAGCCTGCCGGATCTACTCCCCAGGCTGGCCGATCACTTTGACCTCTGTTTCATTGATGCCCCACCAAGCTTGACCCAAAATACCCTACAGATGCTGCAAGGGTGCGATGCTTTAATCATCCCCACCCGACCCAGCCCACCGGATCTCTGGGCGTTGGAGCGACTGGCGCTGCTGTTGCACACAGAGCCCTATGCTAAACTCTCCCACCTACTGGTTTTTAATCAGCATCAGGGGGAGGATCTTGCCCCGTTACGCCAGCTTCCTGCGGTTGCTTCCCTAACACAAGCGGATGAGGCAATCCCTTACCACCCTGCCTTTGCCGCCTTGTACCTTGGCAAACCACTGCCCAGCGCGCTCAACCGCATGATGGGCACTCTGCTGGCCGCGTTCTTATAA
- a CDS encoding HU family DNA-binding protein — translation MDAKGLIQQIARKRNLSIAQVTEIVQDLLDGVEDCLSRHEPVILPEFGQFAVKKVPPWLGRHPQTGEMMKLPGKNVPFFKSDSELRKRLNGGRDWQNMPPMPRPPGDES, via the coding sequence ATGGATGCCAAGGGTCTGATCCAACAGATTGCCCGTAAACGGAATCTGAGTATTGCTCAGGTTACGGAAATTGTGCAGGATTTACTGGATGGTGTGGAGGATTGCCTTAGCCGTCATGAACCCGTTATCCTGCCCGAGTTTGGGCAATTCGCCGTTAAGAAAGTGCCTCCATGGCTGGGGCGGCATCCTCAAACAGGGGAGATGATGAAACTGCCAGGGAAAAACGTCCCCTTTTTTAAATCAGACAGTGAACTGCGCAAACGTCTTAATGGGGGCCGCGACTGGCAAAACATGCCCCCCATGCCGCGCCCCCCTGGGGATGAAAGCTGA
- a CDS encoding ABC-F family ATP-binding cassette domain-containing protein has product MLHLEKVEKRYGATIILSGTDLVIHPGEKVGLIGLNGMGKTTLFRIIEEVEPLDGGRLDRHPPHMRIGVLRQELTPAHRSILQETLGGLPQLVALNNEREALHSKMVEHPEHDAYHQWVMRLGEVDHALEDLDAYSAEARAGAILLGLGFSTADLEKPLDAFSGGWRMRVALAQLLFSAPDLMLLDEPTNHLDLESVAWLERYLAGLSGAYMLISHDRDFLQRTTRVTVELEDGKLTRYKGSFDAYMNWKIEQAELLSKQAAKQADKLEAMQRFISRFRAKATKAKQVQSRVKQMEKLEAQKVELPGQGRSAPVIRLPDPPPCASQVMKIDKMSMAYGSTQVFKNCQLEISKGSRIGLLGPNGRGKSTLLKLLCGALQPTAGVVMPGDRVKPGFFAQHALESLRLGDTILESAREVAPPGTTETQLRTVLGGLLFSGQRVEKLVSVLSGGEKARLALARLFLSGANFLLLDEPTNHLDMPSRAALEEALESYQGTFVLVSHDRSLLESVCDRYVAIAQDQLHPLGEDLDHYLEHFVLQETASQPNGVQDKTTARALSKESKREAAQIRNALHQRTKPLRSQLNQCEKNIQQLEADKTRIDATLTDSSLYEEGQKERLKNLLESSTQTEQALSKAWALWETLSMEIETLEEQAKQALEQA; this is encoded by the coding sequence ATGTTACACCTGGAAAAAGTTGAAAAAAGATATGGTGCTACCATCATTCTCAGCGGCACTGATCTGGTTATTCATCCAGGGGAAAAGGTGGGCTTGATTGGACTAAATGGTATGGGCAAAACCACCCTCTTTCGCATTATTGAGGAGGTTGAACCCTTGGATGGTGGACGGCTGGATCGTCACCCTCCACACATGCGCATTGGTGTTTTGCGTCAGGAGCTTACCCCAGCGCACCGTTCTATTTTACAAGAAACCCTGGGCGGTCTGCCCCAGTTGGTGGCACTTAATAATGAACGCGAAGCGCTACATAGCAAGATGGTTGAACACCCTGAGCATGATGCGTATCACCAGTGGGTCATGCGTCTGGGTGAGGTGGATCATGCCTTGGAAGATCTGGATGCCTACAGTGCCGAGGCCCGCGCTGGGGCTATTTTGTTGGGTTTAGGCTTCTCAACCGCCGATTTAGAAAAGCCGCTGGATGCCTTTTCTGGGGGCTGGCGCATGCGGGTTGCCCTGGCCCAGCTGCTCTTTTCGGCCCCTGACCTCATGTTATTGGATGAACCAACCAACCACTTGGACCTGGAGTCGGTGGCATGGCTGGAGCGCTATCTGGCAGGTTTGAGTGGGGCTTACATGCTCATTTCCCATGACCGTGATTTTCTACAGCGCACCACGCGGGTAACGGTTGAGTTGGAGGATGGCAAGCTCACCCGCTACAAAGGCAGTTTTGATGCCTATATGAACTGGAAGATTGAGCAAGCGGAGTTATTGAGCAAACAGGCCGCCAAACAAGCTGATAAGTTAGAAGCCATGCAGCGCTTTATCAGCCGTTTTCGCGCCAAGGCCACCAAAGCCAAGCAGGTGCAGAGCCGCGTTAAGCAGATGGAAAAGCTGGAGGCGCAAAAAGTGGAGCTCCCAGGCCAGGGACGCAGCGCCCCCGTTATCCGCTTGCCCGATCCCCCGCCGTGTGCCAGTCAGGTGATGAAAATTGATAAAATGAGCATGGCCTATGGCTCCACGCAGGTGTTTAAAAACTGTCAATTAGAGATCAGCAAAGGCTCGCGCATTGGGCTGCTTGGCCCCAATGGTCGTGGTAAATCTACCCTGCTAAAATTGTTGTGTGGTGCGTTGCAACCAACCGCGGGTGTGGTTATGCCAGGGGATCGGGTCAAGCCGGGCTTTTTTGCGCAGCATGCGCTGGAGTCCCTGCGTCTTGGGGATACCATCTTAGAGTCAGCCCGCGAGGTTGCCCCGCCCGGAACCACCGAGACCCAACTGCGTACGGTGCTTGGGGGGCTCCTGTTTTCGGGTCAACGGGTCGAAAAATTGGTCTCTGTGCTCTCCGGTGGTGAAAAGGCACGGCTGGCCTTGGCGCGGCTATTTTTGAGTGGGGCCAATTTTTTATTGCTGGATGAACCCACCAACCACTTGGATATGCCCTCACGGGCCGCACTAGAAGAGGCTTTGGAGTCCTATCAGGGTACCTTTGTCTTGGTCTCCCATGACCGCTCTCTGTTAGAGAGTGTTTGTGACCGCTATGTTGCCATCGCCCAGGATCAGTTGCACCCCTTAGGAGAGGATCTGGATCATTACCTAGAGCACTTTGTGCTGCAAGAGACAGCCTCCCAGCCGAATGGAGTGCAAGACAAAACCACAGCCCGCGCCCTTTCTAAGGAGAGCAAACGCGAGGCGGCGCAGATCCGTAATGCGCTGCATCAACGCACCAAGCCCCTGCGCAGCCAGCTTAACCAGTGCGAAAAAAACATCCAGCAGCTTGAAGCCGACAAAACCCGCATTGACGCCACCCTCACCGACAGCAGCCTCTATGAAGAGGGTCAAAAAGAGCGCTTAAAAAACCTGTTGGAGAGCAGCACCCAAACGGAACAAGCCCTGAGCAAAGCCTGGGCACTGTGGGAAACGCTCAGCATGGAGATCGAGACCCTGGAAGAGCAGGCCAAACAAGCGCTGGAACAGGCTTAA
- the pntB gene encoding Re/Si-specific NAD(P)(+) transhydrogenase subunit beta, whose product MTQGILTVSYIAAAVLFILSLGGLSNQETAKRGNMYGVLGITIAILATAFSDHVTNYPVLAGTMAIGAAIGAFLAAKVEMTEMPELVAVLHSFVGLAAVLVGIASYMGEHNFASHAHKVIHEIEIFLGVFIGGLTFTGSVVAFGKLKGTIKSKPLMLPMRHMINFGLIIISVVLGKVFMESGSMAMGLIPLIVMLLISFFIGWHLVMAIGGADMPVVVSMLNSYSGWAAAATGFMLANDLLIVTGALVGSSGAILSYIMCRAMNRSFISVILGGFGETGGSSSSAADGAPQEVIATSHDEVAEMLNDASEVIIVPGYGMAVAQAQHPVYEITKILRERGIKVRFGIHPVAGRLPGHMNVLLAEAKVPYDIVLEMDELNEDFPSTTVSLVIGANDIVNPGAQDDTGSPIYGMPVLEVWKARTCVVLKRSMATGYSGVENPLFHKENTRMLFGDAKTSMDSVLTALRSM is encoded by the coding sequence ATGACTCAAGGTATTCTCACCGTCTCGTATATCGCAGCGGCTGTGCTGTTTATTCTCAGCCTCGGCGGATTGAGCAATCAGGAGACCGCCAAGCGCGGCAACATGTATGGCGTACTGGGCATCACCATCGCCATTTTGGCCACGGCTTTCTCCGATCACGTTACCAACTATCCCGTATTGGCCGGTACCATGGCCATCGGTGCTGCCATTGGCGCCTTCTTGGCTGCCAAGGTAGAGATGACAGAAATGCCCGAACTGGTCGCCGTACTCCACAGTTTTGTGGGCTTGGCGGCAGTATTGGTGGGTATTGCCAGCTACATGGGTGAGCACAACTTTGCCTCCCATGCGCACAAAGTTATCCATGAAATCGAGATCTTCTTAGGGGTCTTTATCGGTGGTCTCACCTTCACCGGTTCGGTGGTGGCTTTTGGTAAACTTAAAGGCACCATCAAGTCCAAACCTCTCATGCTACCTATGCGCCATATGATCAATTTTGGTTTGATCATTATCAGCGTGGTGCTGGGCAAGGTTTTCATGGAGTCCGGCTCCATGGCCATGGGTTTGATTCCCCTGATTGTCATGCTGCTGATCTCCTTTTTTATCGGTTGGCATCTGGTTATGGCCATCGGCGGCGCGGATATGCCGGTGGTGGTCTCTATGCTGAACAGCTACTCGGGCTGGGCCGCTGCGGCGACCGGCTTTATGCTGGCCAATGACCTGCTCATTGTGACCGGTGCGCTGGTGGGCTCTTCGGGTGCCATTCTGAGCTACATCATGTGTCGGGCCATGAACCGCTCGTTCATAAGCGTGATCCTGGGTGGTTTTGGCGAGACCGGTGGCAGCTCCAGCAGTGCCGCGGATGGGGCTCCGCAAGAGGTTATTGCGACCTCCCATGACGAAGTTGCTGAAATGCTCAACGACGCCTCTGAAGTGATCATTGTGCCTGGTTACGGCATGGCGGTGGCCCAGGCTCAGCATCCAGTCTACGAGATTACCAAAATTTTGCGTGAGCGAGGGATCAAGGTCCGTTTTGGTATCCATCCTGTTGCAGGACGCCTGCCCGGTCACATGAACGTGTTGCTGGCCGAAGCTAAGGTACCCTACGATATCGTGTTGGAGATGGATGAGCTCAACGAAGATTTCCCCAGCACCACCGTTTCGCTGGTCATTGGTGCCAACGATATTGTCAACCCTGGTGCCCAGGATGACACGGGCAGCCCCATCTATGGCATGCCTGTTCTTGAAGTGTGGAAAGCGCGTACCTGTGTGGTGCTCAAGCGCTCTATGGCAACCGGCTATTCCGGGGTGGAAAATCCGCTCTTTCACAAAGAGAACACCCGCATGCTGTTTGGTGACGCCAAAACCAGCATGGATAGCGTGTTAACGGCGTTGCGCAGCATGTAA
- a CDS encoding Re/Si-specific NAD(P)(+) transhydrogenase subunit alpha yields MKIGIPKEIHPGERRVAASPDSIERLRKLGYDVQVETGAGTEATFLDDAYREAGAEIVADAKTLWASSDLILKVRAPEAHTALGTHEVDMMRQGSHLMSFIWPGQNEDLMQRFQARKVTVHAMDAVPRISRAQKLDALSSMANIAGYRAVIEAANNFGRFFTGQITAAGKVPPAKVMVIGAGVAGLAAIGAAVSLGAIVRAFDTRPEVKDQVKSMGAEFLELDFEEDGTGEGGYAKVMSEEFIKAEMALFAQQAMEVDIIITTALIPGRPAPKLITEGMVESMREGSVIVDLAAETGGNCVLTVPHEKVVKHGVTIIGYADLPSRMSTQSSQLYATNLRHLITDMTPEKDGQLVVDMDDDVVRGCTIVKDGEITWPPPPPKVAAQAAPKQSKNVEPVVVDHAAVARARNRSRLTTFGVAALALIGVGYGAPADFLQHFIVFVLSCFVGYMVIWNVSPALHTPLMSVTNAISGIIVIGAVLQLSGSSLAVTLLSSIAVLIATINIAGGFLVTQRMLKMFQK; encoded by the coding sequence ATGAAGATTGGTATCCCCAAGGAAATCCATCCTGGTGAGCGCCGGGTCGCCGCATCGCCGGACTCAATTGAACGGCTGCGCAAACTCGGTTATGACGTACAGGTAGAAACCGGCGCAGGCACTGAGGCGACCTTTTTGGACGACGCCTACCGCGAAGCCGGTGCCGAGATTGTTGCCGACGCCAAAACCCTGTGGGCCAGCTCAGACCTTATCCTTAAGGTACGAGCCCCAGAGGCCCACACAGCCCTTGGTACGCATGAAGTGGATATGATGCGCCAAGGCAGCCACCTCATGAGCTTTATCTGGCCTGGCCAGAATGAAGATCTTATGCAGCGCTTTCAAGCGCGCAAAGTCACTGTACATGCAATGGATGCGGTACCCCGTATCTCCCGTGCGCAAAAGCTGGACGCACTAAGCTCCATGGCCAACATTGCCGGCTACCGCGCCGTCATTGAAGCAGCCAATAATTTTGGTCGGTTTTTTACCGGGCAGATTACCGCGGCCGGTAAAGTCCCCCCCGCCAAGGTCATGGTTATTGGGGCCGGTGTTGCGGGTTTGGCCGCCATTGGCGCTGCGGTTAGCTTGGGTGCGATTGTGCGCGCCTTTGATACCCGCCCTGAGGTTAAAGATCAGGTCAAATCCATGGGCGCTGAGTTCCTGGAGTTGGATTTTGAAGAGGACGGCACCGGTGAAGGCGGCTACGCCAAGGTGATGAGTGAAGAATTCATCAAAGCCGAGATGGCGCTGTTTGCCCAACAAGCCATGGAAGTGGACATTATCATCACAACCGCGTTGATCCCCGGTCGCCCGGCGCCCAAGTTGATCACCGAGGGCATGGTTGAGTCCATGCGTGAGGGTAGTGTCATTGTGGATTTGGCGGCAGAAACCGGCGGCAACTGTGTTCTCACCGTGCCCCATGAAAAAGTGGTTAAGCATGGTGTGACCATCATTGGGTATGCCGATCTGCCTAGCCGCATGTCGACTCAATCCAGCCAGCTTTACGCCACCAACTTACGTCACCTTATTACCGACATGACCCCTGAAAAAGATGGTCAGTTGGTGGTGGATATGGATGATGATGTGGTTCGTGGCTGCACCATTGTCAAAGATGGCGAGATCACTTGGCCACCCCCCCCACCCAAGGTGGCCGCCCAAGCTGCACCTAAGCAGAGCAAAAACGTTGAGCCTGTGGTGGTGGATCATGCTGCGGTAGCCCGTGCCAGAAACCGTAGCCGTCTGACCACCTTTGGTGTGGCCGCTTTGGCATTGATTGGCGTTGGTTATGGTGCACCAGCCGATTTTCTACAGCACTTTATCGTGTTTGTACTCTCCTGCTTCGTCGGATACATGGTGATCTGGAATGTTTCGCCAGCTCTGCATACGCCGTTGATGTCGGTGACTAACGCCATTTCGGGTATTATCGTCATTGGGGCGGTTCTTCAGTTATCTGGGAGCTCACTGGCGGTGACCCTTTTGTCCAGCATTGCGGTGCTCATTGCAACCATCAACATTGCTGGTGGCTTTTTGGTCACCCAGCGTATGTTGAAAATGTTCCAGAAATAA